From Saprospiraceae bacterium, one genomic window encodes:
- the dnaA gene encoding chromosomal replication initiator protein DnaA — protein sequence MPTDHHLSWNKVLDEARKNLTPKHFNTWFVPIKPVQQDGNVLTLEVPNEFFLSHLETHFLDVLKDAVKGAMGPRSKIEYRIAMEEYKKPGPDKARLSKNELHESGSIGIANPFVIPGIKKQSWDANLNPHYTFENFVEGHCNRVARQAGLQIVNKPGELFNPLLVYGNVGLGKTHLLNAIGNAILKKHPKLHVLYLTSDKYTNMFVQAIRNNSTTDFGHYFQQVDVLIIDDIQYFSGKAGTQEIFFHLFNQMHQNRKQIIMGSDRAPKDLKEIDERLISRFKWGASLELLTPDYETMMAILEEKLEEKDLELSNQVKELLCHNLKDNIREIEGVIVNIKLQSSLNGKTASLDLVKDILQSFSNRAENEVSIEAIARIVSENTNIPVTSMMGKSRQRNIVQARQLAMYFSKRMTNKPLASIGTAFGGRDHSTVIYSCEAVENMMDTDKLFEEMARKIERTIIKTLGIK from the coding sequence ATGCCTACAGACCATCATTTAAGTTGGAACAAGGTATTGGATGAAGCGCGTAAGAACCTCACTCCAAAGCACTTTAATACCTGGTTTGTTCCCATCAAGCCCGTTCAACAGGACGGCAATGTCCTTACTTTGGAAGTGCCGAACGAATTTTTTCTGTCGCATTTGGAGACACATTTTTTAGATGTACTAAAGGATGCAGTGAAGGGAGCCATGGGCCCCCGAAGCAAGATTGAATACAGAATTGCCATGGAGGAATACAAAAAGCCTGGTCCTGACAAAGCCAGACTTTCAAAAAATGAACTCCACGAATCCGGGAGCATAGGAATAGCCAATCCTTTTGTAATTCCCGGTATAAAAAAACAAAGCTGGGATGCCAATCTAAATCCCCATTATACTTTTGAGAACTTTGTAGAAGGTCATTGCAATCGGGTAGCCAGACAAGCAGGACTCCAGATTGTCAATAAACCAGGTGAACTTTTTAATCCACTTTTGGTGTATGGCAATGTAGGCTTGGGTAAGACCCATTTGCTTAATGCCATCGGCAATGCCATATTAAAGAAGCATCCAAAACTTCATGTGCTTTATTTGACTTCTGACAAGTACACCAATATGTTTGTGCAGGCCATTAGGAACAATTCAACAACAGATTTTGGACATTATTTTCAGCAAGTTGACGTATTGATCATTGATGACATTCAATATTTTTCAGGGAAAGCGGGCACCCAGGAAATATTTTTTCACCTTTTTAATCAAATGCATCAAAACAGAAAGCAGATCATCATGGGGTCCGATAGAGCCCCCAAAGATTTGAAAGAAATAGATGAAAGATTAATCAGTCGGTTTAAATGGGGAGCTTCATTGGAACTTTTGACTCCGGATTATGAAACCATGATGGCTATATTGGAAGAAAAATTGGAAGAGAAGGACCTTGAACTGAGCAATCAGGTGAAAGAGCTGCTCTGTCACAATCTGAAAGACAACATTAGAGAAATCGAAGGAGTTATTGTTAATATTAAACTGCAGAGTTCCCTGAATGGGAAAACGGCAAGTTTGGATCTTGTAAAAGACATCCTCCAAAGTTTCTCCAATAGAGCTGAAAATGAGGTAAGTATTGAAGCAATTGCCCGTATCGTTTCCGAAAACACAAACATCCCGGTGACAAGCATGATGGGTAAAAGCAGACAAAGAAACATCGTTCAGGCAAGACAATTGGCCATGTATTTTTCAAAGAGAATGACCAATAAACCGCTTGCTTCAATTGGGACTGCATTTGGAGGTCGAGACCACAGCACTGTAATCTATTCATGCGAAGCTGTAGAAAACATGATGGATACAGACAAATTATTTGAAGAAATGGCCCGCAAAATTGAGAGAACAATAATTAAAACATTGGGAATTAAGTAA